In a genomic window of Epinephelus lanceolatus isolate andai-2023 chromosome 3, ASM4190304v1, whole genome shotgun sequence:
- the stx10 gene encoding syntaxin-10, which produces MSIEDPFFVVKGEVQKALSRARSLFDRWEELLQEGTQVSRDELDWSANELRNCLRAIDWDLEDLSETISIVESNPGKFRLGDNELQERRDFVERTRKSVQDMKDQLSSPSAVAQAEKKNREALLTSSGQDRSTGLEAHLVSANSRYIQEQQEQQQLIMQEQDEQLELVSGSIRVLKDMSGRIGDELDEQAVMLGDFGDEMDQTSSRMDSVLKKLEKVSHMTSSRRQWCAIGVLVAIMIVVLILFFAL; this is translated from the exons ATGTCGATAGAAGACCCATTTTTCGTCGTGAAGGG GGAGGTGCAGAAGGCCCTGTCTCGTGCTCGGAGCCTCTTTGATAGATGGGAGGAACTGTTGCAGGAGGGGACCCAG GTAAGCCGTGACGAGCTGGACTGGAGTGCCAATGAACTGAGGAACTGTCTGAGGGCCATAGACTGGGACCTGGAGGACCTCAGTGAAACCATCA GTATTGTGGAGTCGAACCCCGGGAAGTTCAGACTGGGCGACAATGAACTTCAGGAGAGAAGAGACTTTGTGGAGCGAACCAGGAAATCTGTCCAG gaTATGAAGGATCAGTTGTCCAGCCCTTCTGCTGTGGCTcaggcagagaagaagaacagagaG gcTCTGCTAACCTCATCAGGCCAGGACAGGTCAACGGGACTGGAGGCTCATCTGGTGTCTGCAAACTCCAGATACATCCAGGAGCAACAGGAACAGCAACAG ctgatCATGCAGGAGCAGGATGAGCAGCTGGAGTTGGTGTCAGGCAGCATCAGAGTCCTCAAAGACATGTCCGGACGCATTGGGGACGAGCTTGACGAGCAGGCTGT CATGTTGGGTGATTTTGGAGACGAGATGGACCAGACATCATCCCGGATGGATTCCGTCCTAAAGAAGCTGGAGAAGGTGTCCCACATGACCAGCA GTCGGAGACAGTGGTGTGCAATTGGCGTGCTGGTCGCCATCATGATCGTGGTCCTCATCCTCTTCTTCGCCCTCTGA